CGAGCGTCGAGCACTTCATGCGCGTAGCCGGTGCGCTCCCGGACGCGTGCGACCACGTCGAGTGCGGCCCGGCGAGCCATGCTGGCGGTCATAGTGCTGCTCCCCACTGCGCGGCATCGAGGTCGCGAACTCCGCGAGCCCACGCACACGCATCCATGACGACCTTGCCGTCAGGCTTGATCTCGGTCAGTTCGATGGCGCCATCGGCGACGCCGATCGACAGCGCGGACTTCGTGCAGGCGACTGCCCCGCGTGCAAGGACGACCTCGCCGGGCCTGGCCGCCATGACCGTAACGCCTCGGCTACCAAGAACAATACGGCTCGGGGCGGTGGGTGAAGACGCACGGACCCGGCGCAAAGCATCGACGGTCGTGAGATCAGGGCTCAGGGCAACGTCGTGCTTCGCGATCTTCTCGGCGTAGGTGACCAGGTGCTCGTCCTGGGCCGTCCAGATGGCCGATCCGTCCGCAATGCATGGGAGGGCCTGCGAAAGGGCCTGAGCTCCGAGTTGCGCGAGACCCTCCGTCAGCGCAACCGCGCCCTGGTCGTCGATGGACGTGCGGAGTTGCAGGCAGTACGGGCCAGTGTCCAGGCCCTCCTCCATCCGCATGATCGACACGCCGGCGAACTCGTCGCCGCACAAGATCGCGCGCTGGATCGGGGCGGCTCCGCGCCACCTCGGCAGCAGCGATGCATGCACGTTGATGGCGCCGAGTCGAGCGGCATTGAGCGCAGCGGAAGGCAGAATGAGGCCGTAAGCTGCGACGATGATGACGTCGGCACGGAGTCCCGCAAGCAGCGAAAGCGTGCCGGCATCGCGAAGTGTCGCCGGCTCGCGCACATCCAAGCCAAGCTCGAGAGCCGCCGACTTCACTGACGAGGGTCGTGTCTTGCCGCCTCGGCCGGACACAGCGTCAGGACGCGTGTATACGGCGACGACGTCATGCGCACCCGCAAGGGCGCGCAATGAAGGCACGGCGAACTCAGGCGTCCCCATGAAAACGACGCGCACGGACTCTCCCCCTCAACAAGGCGATTCTAGATGCTTGTCTGCCCAGGACGGGCGCCAGCCTCACGGGCCTCGCGGTAGCGCACCAGAGCGGCCTTGCGCTCTTCGGGTGTGGCGCGGTCGATGATCAGGACGCCATCGAGGTGGTCGATCTCGTGCTGGAGCAGCCGGGCATGAAAGCCGTCGGCCTCGATTCGCACCGGGTTGCCGTTGAGCGAGAGTGCCTCGCAGACGATGCGACTGGGTCGCTCGATCGGTACGGATATCCCAGGCAGCGAGAGGCATCCCTCGTCGTCGATTTCAAGCTCGTCGCCACGCTCGACCACTTGCGGATTACACAGGGCGATGACGCCGCGCTTCTCCTCGTCGATGTCGTAGACGATGACGCGCTTCAAAACTCCCACCTGCGTAGCGGCCAGCCCGACGCCGGGCGCCTCATACATGAGGCGCGCCATCGTCTTACACAGCTCGCGCAGGTCCTTCTCCTTGGTCGGATCGACCGGAGAGGCCACCTGCTTGAGCGCAGGATTGGGGTGCTGAAGTACGTCCATACGGAGCGGTCCTCGGTTCTACGCGTGGGTGAGCTTGCTGCGAGGCAGGCGGCCTCCTGTATGCAGCAATCATACCAGCCGACACCGACACGCCAGGGCCTGGCAGTGCTCAGAGCAGGTCGAGAGGATCTATGTCGCAGGCTACCAAGACGCCTGACGACTTCGGCTGTGCCTTGAGCGCGGCCCGAAGGGCGGGGGCAAGCACCGCATCAGGCGGAGCCTTCAGCAGCAGATGCCAGCGCCAGACGCCCTTAAGCCGCGAGAGCGGTGCGGGACTCGGACCGAGCAACTCCCAGCCGGGCTCAAGGTGAACGGACAGTGCCGCCGAAAGCGCGTCGCACACACGCGCCACCTCGGCGCGGTCCTTGCCCCACGCCAACACGTTGGCCAGACGGCCGTAGGGCGGGTAGCCCGAAGCCAGGCGCTCCGCCTCCTCAAGGTCGTAGAAGATGCTCGGGTCGTGTGCTGCAGCGGCACGAATAGCCGGGTGATCGGGCCAGTACGTCTGCACGATGACATGCCCCGGCTCACGTCCGCGTCCTGCTCGGCCAGCGACCTGTTCGAGGAGCTGGTACGTGCGTTCTCCGGCTCGGAAGTCCGGGAGATGCAGAGTCGTGTCGGCGTTGATCACACCGACGAGCGTGACTTCGGGATAGTCCAGGCCCTTTGCGATCATCTGCGTGCCGAGAAGCACCCCGGAGCTCAGCGCTTCGAACTCGGCAAGCGCGCGCTCGTGTCCCCCTTTGCCCAGCGTCGTGTCAGCGTCCATACGAACGATGGGCAGATTCGGCAGCAGGCTGCCGAGATCTGCCTCCACGCGCTGCGTGCCCGCACCGAACTGCCTCAAGTACGGACTGCCGCACCGGGGGCACTTGGCAGGTACCGGTCGCACGGCACCACAGTGATGGCACACCAGCCTCTTGCCTACGTCGTGGTACGTCAGTGACGTCGAGCAGGCCTCGCATTCGGGGACGAACCCGCATTCGCGGCACAAGAGGAATGACGCAAAGCCCCGCCGGTTCAAGAACAGAACGGCCTTCTCGCCCCTTTCGGCGACGCGCTGCAAGCCGGCAATCAGTGGCCGAGAGAACATCGAGCGGTGCCCATCGGCGAACTCGGCGGTCATGTCCACGACCGTCACAGGGGGCAGCGGCCCCCCAGTCGCTCGCTCAGCCAGCTCGATGCGTGTCCACTCGCCCGTCTCGCAACGGTGACGCGACTCCATAGAGGGGCTGGCGCTGCCCAGCACGAGCGTGGCCCCGGACTCGCGCGCGATTCTCGCCGCCACGTCGCGGGCGTGGTAGCGCGGGGCGGAACTCTGTTTGTAGGAGCCTTCGTGCTCTTCGTCGATGACGATGAGCGCCAGGTTGCGTAGCGGCGCGAAGAGCGCAGACCGCGCGCCAACGACGATTCGCGCCTCACCGCGTCGCACCATGTCCCACTGGTCGAAGCGTTCGCCCGCCGAGAGCCGAGAGTGCAGAACTGCTACTTCGTCGCCAAAACGCGAACGAAAGCGGCCGACCGTCTGCGGAGTAAGCGAAATCTCGGGCACAAGCACGCAGGCGGTTCCGCCGCACCCCAGCGCCTTCTCGATGGCCTGTAGGTACACCTCGGTCTTGCCCGACCCCGTGACGCCGTCGAGCAACAGTACGTCGCCCGCGCCTCTCTCCATTGCCGAGGAGATCGCCGCAAGCGCATCGGTCTGTCCGTCTGTCAGTTTCAGTGGGCGCGGGGCGGACTTCTCCCGCACATGCGCGTCTCGATGCCGTCGCCGCCGCTCGATCTGGACCGCTCCGGCCTCGGCCAGGCGCTTCAGGGCACCATCGACCGTCCCGAGGTCCGCGGCGAGCTCGGCAACTCTCACGGGACCCGCACGCAGGGCGTCGAGCAGCGCTCGCTGCAACGTAGCGCGCGCAGAAGGCTTGAACTCGTTTGCGCCCGGGGCCAACATCGCCCATCGGTCGTCGACTGGCCCGACACCAGCCCGACGGAGCGTCCAAGCCTCTCCCGTGTCAGTGGCAACCTTGATCGCCCGTGGAGCCCCTCCTGGAGGCGTGAACAGCCTGACCGCCTCAGACAGCGGGCACACGTAGTTCTCGGCAATCCAAGCCGCAGTCACGGCGCCGACCGAATCGAAGTACGGGCCACCCAGCAGCGAGACGAGCGGTTTGAGTCGGTCGAAGCTGCTCTCGGCGACAATCTCGACGACGTAGCCCACAGCAGGCCGATTCGCGAAGTCGACGAGCACGCAGGAGCCCACCTCAATGCCCGCGAGTCCCTCAGGGATGAGGTAGTCGAACGGAGCATCGAGCTCCCTGGTGGCTATGTCGATGATGACCCGCGCGACGAGCAATCCATGCCCCCATTGAACTCTGCGGTGAGTGATGCTTGCTCAGCATACAGAAGGCCACCGACACGCTATCGCGCCGGTGGCCTTCGAACAGTGCGAGTCGAAGCTACTTGACGAGGCCTGCGGCCTCGGCCAGTGCGGCAGCGCGGTCAGTGCGCTCCCACGTGAAGTCCTTATCGGCGCGACCGAAGTGGCCGTATGCCGAGGTCTTGCGATAGATCGGGCGACGCAGATCCAGGTCGCGGATGATCGCCCCGGGGCGCAGATCGTACGTCTTCGCGACCGGAGCCTCGATGTCTTCGACCGGTACCTTCTCGGTGCCGAACGTCTCGACCATGACCGACAGCGGGTGCGCGACGCCGATGGCGTAGGCGAGCTGGATCTCGGCGCGGTCGGCCAGACCAGCCGCCACGATGGTCTTGGCGACCCAACGAGCGGCGTATGCGGCCGAGCGGTCGACCTTCGTGCAGTCCTTGCCCGAGAACGCGCCGCCGCCGTGGCGACCCATTCCGCCATAGGTGTCGACGATGATCTTGCGACCGGTCAGGCCGGTGTCGCCCATAGGGCCGCCGATGACGAAGCGGCCGGTCGGGTTGACGTAGATGTCGGCGTCCGTGTACTCGAGGCCCTCTTCGTCGAAGACCGGCTTGATGACGTGCTCGATCAGGTCGGGTCGCAGCAGATTCTCGATGTCCACGCCGTCGGCGTGCTGCGTCGAGATGAGGATCTTCTCGATCGACACGGGTTTGTCGTCGACGTACTTGACGGTCACCTGAGTCTTGCCGTCGGGGCGCAGGTAGTCGAGCACGTCGGCCTTGCGAACCGCCGTCAGGCGCTCGGCAAGGCGCTGCGCGAGGTAGATCGGCATCGGCATGAGCGTCGAGGTCTCGTTGACCGCATAGCCGAACATCATGCCCTGGTCGCCGGCACCCACGAGGTCGATCGGGTCGACGCCCTCGCCGTGCTGTACCTCAAAGGACTCATCGACGCCCTGCGCGATGTCGGGGCTCTGCTCGTGAACGCCCACGAGCACGCCGCAAGTCTCGCCGTCGAAGCCGTACTTGGCCCGGTTGTAGCCGATGTCCTTGACGACGTCGCGAACGATCGTTGGGATGTCGACATAGCCGTGCGTGCGAATCTCGCCACCGACGATGATCTGGCCGGTCGTGGTGAAGCACTCAACCGCGCAGCGAACGTACTCAGGGGCGGCTTTGGAGCCTGCCGACGTCTCGAAGCCTTCTGCTGCCAGCTCCGCCTCCCGTGTGATGATCGCATCCAAGACGGCGTCAGATAGCTGATCGCACATCTTGTCCGGGTGACCCTCGGTCACAGACTCCGATGTGAACAGGTACTCGCGCTTGGGCACTTGAACCTCCTTCGTGGCAACCGCGTGAGCGGCCGCTGTCCGTTGCGGGGCAACAAAAAAGCCCCCGCCTGGGCAGACTGGGGGCTTCGCTGAAGGCGCATACCGGCACGCGCGCAGCTCTTCCCTCATCTTCCAGGCCATTTCGCCTGCCGAGATGTGGCACCGTGCGGCGCTTTGGCCGTCGGTTGCCGGGGTGTCTACGGGCTCGGTCCCTCGACCCTCTGCAGCTGGCGCGCAGCTGCCTCTTGATGAGCTTGCCGAGTGTATACCACGCCTCGGCTCCTCGCCAAGAGCCACACGCGGCGAGGTCGGGTAACATGGAAGCCATGGATAAGCCGAAAAGCAAAGCGATGGACAAGTTCGTCGAGATTCTGCACTGGGGAATCATCGGCATCGAAGTGCTCGTCGCGGTCGCCCTCACCGCACTGGCATTGGGCGCGCTCGCGTCTCTGGGAATCCAGATGTGGTTGGCGGCGACCGCGGGAACTCCCCTGACTCACGGCGAGTTCACGGCGGTCTTGGCAGAGGTGCTGCAGGTCTTCATCCTCGTCGAACTCTTCCGCGTCACGATCGCGTACATGAAGCACGAGAACGTGATTCCGACCGTCCTCGAGGCTGCGCTGGTTGCGGTGGCTCGAAAGTTCATCGTATTCGAGGGCGCTGCGAACTACCTAGCCACGGCCGCCGGCATGGCGGTACTGCTGCTCGCGGTTGCGATCGCGTGGTGGCTGCTCACCAAGTCCAACGCGTGTGCGATGGACCTGGACACATAGCAACCTCGAGCCACTCTCGTCGAACACACCATCCCCGTCCCCGACCGACTCCTAGGAGCATCGTGACCGACAACGTCCGAGTTCGATTCGCCCCGAGCCCCACGGGCCATCTGCACATCGGTGGCGCCCGCACGGCGATCTACAACTGGGCGTTCGCCCGGCATCTCGGTGGCACGTTCGTCCTCCGCATCGAGGACACCGACCCCGAGCGGTCGACCGAGGCCAACACCCAGGCGATCATCCGAGCTATGAAGTTCCTTGGGCTGGACTACGACGAGGGCCCGGAGGTTGGCGGCGAGTTCGGCCCGTACTTCCAGACGCAGCGATTCGATCGCTACGCCGCCGGTCTGGAGCAACTCAAGTCCACGGGGCACGCCTACCCGTGCTTCTGCTCTGCCGAGACCCTCGAAGCCAAGCGCGCCGAGGGCAGGGAGCGGGGCGGCTTTGCCGGCTACGACGGCACCTGCCGCTCTCTAAGCGTCGAGACGGCCCAAGAACGCATCTCGGCCGGTGTGCCACACGTCTGGCGCCTCAAGGTGCCTGAGGACCGCGGCGACATCACCTTCATCGACGCCGTTCGCGGCGAGACGACGTTTGCGGCGGACAACGTCGACGACTTCGTGTGCGCCCGAACCGACGGGTCGCCCACCTACAACTTCGCGGTTGTCATGGACGACGCCGACATGGAGATCACCCACGTGATCCGCGGGGACGACCACCTTTCCAACACTCCCAAGCAGATCGTCGTCTACGAGGCACTAGGCGTGCCGGTGCCCAGCTTCGCGCACCTCTCGATGATATGGGGCCCGGACGGGAAGCGGCTGTCAAAGCGCCATGGGGCGACAAGCGTGGAGGCCTACGCCGAGATGGGCTATCTGCCCGAGGCGCTGATGAACTACCTGGCTCTGCTCGGCTGGTCGCTAGATGGCGAAACCACCATCATCGACGCCAAGACGCTCACCGAGAGCTTCTCGCTGGACAGAATCTCCCGAAACCCCGCCATCTTCGATGTCGAGAAGCTCGACTGGATCAATGGCGTCTACATCCGCGAGATGTCGCCGGCGCAGTTCGTCGACCGCATCGTCCCGTGGTTGGAGGCCGC
This region of Coriobacteriia bacterium genomic DNA includes:
- the fmt gene encoding methionyl-tRNA formyltransferase, whose amino-acid sequence is MRVVFMGTPEFAVPSLRALAGAHDVVAVYTRPDAVSGRGGKTRPSSVKSAALELGLDVREPATLRDAGTLSLLAGLRADVIIVAAYGLILPSAALNAARLGAINVHASLLPRWRGAAPIQRAILCGDEFAGVSIMRMEEGLDTGPYCLQLRTSIDDQGAVALTEGLAQLGAQALSQALPCIADGSAIWTAQDEHLVTYAEKIAKHDVALSPDLTTVDALRRVRASSPTAPSRIVLGSRGVTVMAARPGEVVLARGAVACTKSALSIGVADGAIELTEIKPDGKVVMDACAWARGVRDLDAAQWGAAL
- the def gene encoding peptide deformylase, with translation MDVLQHPNPALKQVASPVDPTKEKDLRELCKTMARLMYEAPGVGLAATQVGVLKRVIVYDIDEEKRGVIALCNPQVVERGDELEIDDEGCLSLPGISVPIERPSRIVCEALSLNGNPVRIEADGFHARLLQHEIDHLDGVLIIDRATPEERKAALVRYREAREAGARPGQTSI
- the priA gene encoding primosomal protein N', whose product is MLVARVIIDIATRELDAPFDYLIPEGLAGIEVGSCVLVDFANRPAVGYVVEIVAESSFDRLKPLVSLLGGPYFDSVGAVTAAWIAENYVCPLSEAVRLFTPPGGAPRAIKVATDTGEAWTLRRAGVGPVDDRWAMLAPGANEFKPSARATLQRALLDALRAGPVRVAELAADLGTVDGALKRLAEAGAVQIERRRRHRDAHVREKSAPRPLKLTDGQTDALAAISSAMERGAGDVLLLDGVTGSGKTEVYLQAIEKALGCGGTACVLVPEISLTPQTVGRFRSRFGDEVAVLHSRLSAGERFDQWDMVRRGEARIVVGARSALFAPLRNLALIVIDEEHEGSYKQSSAPRYHARDVAARIARESGATLVLGSASPSMESRHRCETGEWTRIELAERATGGPLPPVTVVDMTAEFADGHRSMFSRPLIAGLQRVAERGEKAVLFLNRRGFASFLLCRECGFVPECEACSTSLTYHDVGKRLVCHHCGAVRPVPAKCPRCGSPYLRQFGAGTQRVEADLGSLLPNLPIVRMDADTTLGKGGHERALAEFEALSSGVLLGTQMIAKGLDYPEVTLVGVINADTTLHLPDFRAGERTYQLLEQVAGRAGRGREPGHVIVQTYWPDHPAIRAAAAHDPSIFYDLEEAERLASGYPPYGRLANVLAWGKDRAEVARVCDALSAALSVHLEPGWELLGPSPAPLSRLKGVWRWHLLLKAPPDAVLAPALRAALKAQPKSSGVLVACDIDPLDLL
- the metK gene encoding methionine adenosyltransferase: MPKREYLFTSESVTEGHPDKMCDQLSDAVLDAIITREAELAAEGFETSAGSKAAPEYVRCAVECFTTTGQIIVGGEIRTHGYVDIPTIVRDVVKDIGYNRAKYGFDGETCGVLVGVHEQSPDIAQGVDESFEVQHGEGVDPIDLVGAGDQGMMFGYAVNETSTLMPMPIYLAQRLAERLTAVRKADVLDYLRPDGKTQVTVKYVDDKPVSIEKILISTQHADGVDIENLLRPDLIEHVIKPVFDEEGLEYTDADIYVNPTGRFVIGGPMGDTGLTGRKIIVDTYGGMGRHGGGAFSGKDCTKVDRSAAYAARWVAKTIVAAGLADRAEIQLAYAIGVAHPLSVMVETFGTEKVPVEDIEAPVAKTYDLRPGAIIRDLDLRRPIYRKTSAYGHFGRADKDFTWERTDRAAALAEAAGLVK
- a CDS encoding phosphate-starvation-inducible PsiE family protein, translating into MDKPKSKAMDKFVEILHWGIIGIEVLVAVALTALALGALASLGIQMWLAATAGTPLTHGEFTAVLAEVLQVFILVELFRVTIAYMKHENVIPTVLEAALVAVARKFIVFEGAANYLATAAGMAVLLLAVAIAWWLLTKSNACAMDLDT
- the gltX gene encoding glutamate--tRNA ligase, with product MTDNVRVRFAPSPTGHLHIGGARTAIYNWAFARHLGGTFVLRIEDTDPERSTEANTQAIIRAMKFLGLDYDEGPEVGGEFGPYFQTQRFDRYAAGLEQLKSTGHAYPCFCSAETLEAKRAEGRERGGFAGYDGTCRSLSVETAQERISAGVPHVWRLKVPEDRGDITFIDAVRGETTFAADNVDDFVCARTDGSPTYNFAVVMDDADMEITHVIRGDDHLSNTPKQIVVYEALGVPVPSFAHLSMIWGPDGKRLSKRHGATSVEAYAEMGYLPEALMNYLALLGWSLDGETTIIDAKTLTESFSLDRISRNPAIFDVEKLDWINGVYIREMSPAQFVDRIVPWLEAA